A window of Gemmatimonadota bacterium contains these coding sequences:
- a CDS encoding NAD-dependent epimerase/dehydratase family protein → MRKVALTGATGFIGGRLAEVLVERGAQVVCVVRRWGGASRLARLPVRMVGGDVRDPASLRAAFEGCDTVLHCAVDFRASGRAHERSSVGGTKNVLEAALGAGVSRVVHLSSAAVFGLSPRPDAQISEEASVRRTGQAYSDGKIAAERVALEFGRRHGLPITILRPTVVYGPFGSYSRMPASLARERRLVLIDGGEGVCNCLYVDNLVQAVLLAAVREEAVGQIFTISDGRPVTWREYLERHAWALGPDFASLPAMSREELRSEWRRLRRAALRRLFTTTAGNPIRLLRDPAFKQGFYSVPGMRWASGAAEAALKRLPARASARVRAAIAEAKGAGAPAPERGDAPARHLSPGEVETLSVFEHVTFSVEKARRLLGYAPSVDFTEGMTRTEAWIRWAYI, encoded by the coding sequence GTGAGGAAGGTCGCGCTGACGGGGGCGACCGGGTTCATCGGCGGTCGGCTCGCGGAGGTCCTGGTGGAGAGGGGTGCGCAGGTCGTCTGCGTCGTGCGTCGATGGGGGGGCGCGTCGCGGCTCGCCCGGCTTCCGGTGCGAATGGTGGGCGGTGACGTCCGCGATCCGGCGTCGCTTCGAGCCGCCTTCGAGGGGTGCGACACCGTCCTGCATTGTGCTGTCGACTTCCGGGCTTCGGGACGAGCGCACGAGCGGTCGAGCGTGGGGGGCACGAAGAACGTCCTCGAGGCCGCGCTAGGGGCCGGCGTCTCGCGCGTGGTCCACCTCAGCAGCGCCGCCGTCTTCGGCCTGAGCCCCCGACCCGATGCCCAGATCTCCGAGGAGGCTTCGGTCCGCCGCACCGGTCAGGCTTATTCGGACGGCAAGATCGCGGCGGAGCGGGTCGCTCTCGAGTTCGGACGCAGACACGGCCTGCCGATCACGATCCTTCGGCCCACGGTCGTCTACGGTCCGTTCGGGTCCTACAGCCGGATGCCGGCAAGCCTGGCGAGAGAGCGGCGGCTGGTCCTGATCGATGGCGGAGAGGGCGTCTGCAACTGTCTGTACGTGGACAATCTCGTACAGGCCGTCCTTCTCGCTGCCGTTCGCGAGGAGGCCGTCGGCCAGATCTTCACGATCTCGGACGGGAGGCCCGTCACGTGGAGGGAGTACCTCGAGCGCCATGCATGGGCCCTGGGCCCGGACTTCGCGTCCCTGCCGGCCATGTCCCGGGAAGAGCTGAGGAGCGAATGGCGGCGCCTCCGTCGCGCAGCTCTCCGGCGCCTTTTCACGACCACGGCCGGCAATCCCATCCGACTCCTTCGGGATCCCGCGTTCAAGCAGGGGTTCTATTCGGTGCCCGGAATGCGGTGGGCCTCGGGCGCCGCCGAGGCTGCGTTGAAGCGACTCCCGGCCAGGGCGAGCGCCCGCGTCCGCGCGGCCATCGCAGAGGCGAAGGGCGCCGGGGCTCCGGCTCCGGAGCGAGGAGATGCTCCGGCACGCCACCTGAGCCCCGGGGAGGTGGAGACCCTGTCGGTCTTCGAGCACGTGACCTTCTCCGTCGAAAAAGCCAGGCGCCTTCTTGGGTACGCTCCGTCCGTGGATTTCACCGAGGGGATGACCCGGACCGAAGCCTGGATCCGGTGGGCATACATCTAG
- a CDS encoding Gfo/Idh/MocA family oxidoreductase has translation MAGRSGQGVVRLAVLGCGAVTELLHLPAAARVPGLEVVSLVDRDLVRARRVAERYRVPDARTGLELGDTRVDAVLVALPNRLHAPVSIDFLRRGVAVLVEKPMALSSAEGRAMVEAAGEGNAVLQVAQMKRFAHGARLVKDLLDAGRLGTLTDFTVEWGEDFGWPLASGSSMSPDEAGGGVLVDFGSHLLDLLCWWLGFPSVVRYADDNRGGVEADCELELTMRGDVGTVPGEVRFSRLRTLSNVVRIRGERLTVEWDHMTADAVRILPTDWKDGAPPRFSWTEHDGQTFEDLFVRQLESFVDAVGTGPPSLVPGESVLPSLELIERCYRCRGRLEEPWDRPVGMPDAAEVGA, from the coding sequence ATGGCGGGACGTTCTGGGCAGGGGGTCGTGCGATTGGCCGTCCTCGGGTGCGGAGCGGTGACCGAGCTCCTACACCTTCCGGCCGCCGCGCGCGTCCCCGGGCTCGAGGTGGTCTCGCTCGTCGATCGGGACCTGGTCCGGGCGCGCCGCGTCGCGGAGCGCTACCGCGTTCCCGATGCGCGGACGGGTCTCGAGCTCGGCGACACCCGCGTGGACGCCGTTCTCGTGGCGCTCCCCAATCGTCTGCACGCGCCCGTGTCCATCGACTTCCTCCGGAGGGGCGTGGCAGTCCTGGTGGAGAAGCCGATGGCCCTCTCGTCCGCCGAGGGGCGCGCGATGGTGGAGGCGGCCGGCGAGGGGAACGCCGTTCTCCAGGTCGCCCAGATGAAGCGCTTCGCGCACGGTGCTCGGCTGGTGAAGGATCTCCTGGACGCCGGGCGGCTCGGGACGCTTACAGACTTCACGGTGGAGTGGGGGGAGGACTTCGGCTGGCCGCTCGCGTCCGGGTCGAGCATGAGCCCCGACGAGGCGGGAGGGGGCGTCCTCGTGGACTTCGGAAGCCATCTCCTCGACCTGCTCTGCTGGTGGCTCGGGTTCCCGAGCGTCGTGCGCTACGCCGACGACAACCGCGGAGGCGTCGAGGCAGACTGCGAGCTGGAGCTGACGATGCGGGGGGACGTCGGGACCGTTCCTGGAGAGGTCCGATTCAGCCGGCTTCGCACGCTGTCGAACGTGGTTCGCATCCGAGGCGAGCGGCTCACCGTCGAATGGGATCATATGACGGCCGACGCTGTGCGGATCTTGCCGACAGATTGGAAGGACGGCGCGCCGCCCCGGTTCTCATGGACCGAGCACGATGGGCAGACCTTCGAGGACCTCTTCGTCCGACAGCTCGAGTCCTTCGTGGACGCGGTCGGGACCGGCCCGCCGTCTCTCGTGCCTGGGGAGAGCGTCCTCCCGAGCCTCGAGCTGATCGAGCGCTGCTACCGCTGTCGTGGCCGCCTCGAAGAGCCCTGGGATCGGCCCGTGGGGATGCCGGACGCCGCAGAGGTCGGGGCGTGA